A region of the Stieleria neptunia genome:
GCGAGAACCTTGGCGCGGATTACACCTTCGTCGGCTCGGACGGCGTGAAGCTTTCAGGTGGCGCCGAAGGTGGCTCGACCTATCGTTGCCGTACCGATGGCAGCAAGCTCACTCGCCAAACAACCGGACACTGGAACGCCTTTGGAATGGCATACGATCTGGCGGGGAACCTCTTCAGCACGGACAACGATCCCAACGCCATTCCGCCGAATCGCTTGCTGCATATCGTTCCGGGTGCCGACTTCGGCTTCGAGTACCGCTACGGTCGATCGGGACTGCACCCGCTGGTGTGTTGGTACGGCGAGAATCCCGGAACACTTGGAATGATTGGGGCATTGGGTGAAGCGGCAAGCGGCTTGATCTCTCATGGCCCCGGAAAGCTGCTGAGTGCCTCATGGACCGATAACCGCGTCGATTTGCATTCATTGAAACCGCGTGGAGACTCATTCGTCGCCACTCGTGAACAGTTTCTCAGCGGCCCCGACGAGTTTCGGCCGGTGCACTTCGCTTATTCCGCCGACGGTCGCTATCTCTACTTCACCGACTGGGTGAAGCTGTCCTATCCGGTACATGGCCATGGACGCATTTGGCGAGTTGAATTTAAGCAGCCGATCACGCTCGAGCCATCGTCAAACCGACCACCAGCCCAGGAGCTTTCAACAACCGAAGCATTCGTCAAGCTTGGAAGTGATGATCCCTACGCACGCACCGCAGCCATGCATGCGTTGTTGGCACATCCTGAAGCGTTGGCGGGCTACGACTGGCAGTCGGAAGCCAATGGAATCGCGCGAGCTCATTACGCTGTGGCACGAAAGCGTTCCGATGCCGCAGGACGCACTGACATTATTCCTGCATTGTTGGAAGACGATGATTCGGAAGTGCGTTTCGTCGGTATCAAGTGGATTGCAGACGAGAAGCTCAGCCAATACGAGTCGCAACTAAGAGGTGTTCTCAATCGAAGCGACCTCAGTCGGCGCGACTTGCTTTCGGTGATTGCCGCACTCGCGCGAATGAGTGGCGGATCGAGAAGGGAGTTTTCTCCCGATAAAGTCTTGCTTGAATTAGCACTCAGTGAAGATAAGCCGCCGGAATTGCGTTCACTCGCGCTAGCCAATGTAAAGGTGAACTACCCCGGCCTGAAAGTTGCTTCGTTAGCCGCTCTGGCGAGATCGAAGTCCCGAAGTATCCAGCGTGAGGCGATCCATACACTCGCTCTTCATTCAGACGCGAAGAGGGCGGCCGTGTTAGCCAGGATCGCAGACGATAATTCGGTAGATGCAGATCTTAGAGCGGATGCGATCGCAGGGCTCGCCGGCGGCGGGCAAGATCAAGCGGCGCTGTTAAGGAAACTTGCATCGGATTCCGATCCGACGATTGCCGAAGAAGCGGATCGTACGCTTGTCGCGGCAGGACTTGACAAACGAAAGGTTGAGGACAAACCGCCGGCCGATCGAGTCGACGATTGGGTAGCACTGATCGAAAGTGAAGCGTCGGGCGAGCCTGATGTCGCGGTTGGTCGTCGTCTCTTTTTTCACTCGACATTCGCGGGTTGTTACAAATGCCATGCGATACAGGGCCGCGGTAGCGCAGTTGGACCGGATTTGACCAACATCCATAAACAGACCGGTGTCAATCAAGCGTGGTTGCTGAAACATATCGTCAACCCAAATGCTGAAATGGCTCCCTATTATCGTCCACAACAGTTGCTGACAGTCGACGGAGTGGTGTTGACCGGTTTGATTGTTGGAAAAGAAGGACAGAAGCAGCAGTACGTCGCTTCAGACGGTACCACGTTCAGTGTTGACAAGGAGGATGTCGAAGAGCGGCGTGAGTTGCAAACGTCCATCATGCCCAACGGTCTAGTTGACGCAATGACGGTCGTCGAAATCCGCCATCTGATCGCGTACCTGCTCAATGACAATGAAAGACGTATTGAACTGGATGCGGCGATGGATACTGACTCCGCCAAACCTCAGATCGTTGGCAACCCGGGTTTCATACATCTGGAAAAGGACAATGGAGTTTGGTGGTTAGCTGACCATACCGGGAAACGGTTCATTACCACGGGGATGAATCATGTCGGCGAGGGCGGTGTGCTGTTCAACGAAGTCAACAAAGGGTGGCTGACGGGAAAGTTCGGCGAGGACATCAAAGGATCATGGGGCGGCTTGAATCCTCGCGCTAGGAACCACGGAGGCTATGCCGACATGGTTGTGAAGGACTTCAAGGACTATTCGTTCAACACGATCCCTTTCCATGCCTACTCGACGCCCCTGGATCTGTACGAAAAGCGTGGGATTTATTACGTCGCCAAGATCAAGGTTCAGAGTATTTCACTGATGCAGATGAATCGCGCGAAGGGTGCTCGATTTCCCGACGTCTTCTCCGCGAGTTTCCGGGACAAATTGGATGCCCTGGCGAAGAGGACTTGCACACCGTTGCGTGACGCGAAGTATTGCCTCGGATACGCCTACTTCGACATGCCCGATTTGAAGTCGGTGCGCCGATGGCACAGACAGATGTTTCCCGATGGCGGGCAGATCTACCCCTGGGTGCAGGACATGCGCGCGCTGCCCCCCGGCGCGGCGGGCAAACAGGAATGGATGCGGATCCTGAAACGAAACCATGCATCGGCTTCGGAGGCTGCGCGGGTTTACGCGGTCGATGACATCGCCTCGTGGGAAGACTTGGCAAAGGTCACGTCCTGGCCGATCAAACCCAACGATGTTCCCCGAGTCCGGAAGGACTCGGAGGACATGCTCACTGTTCTGGCCGAAAAGTGGTATGGCCTGCATCGCGAACTGATCAGGAAATACGATCCGAACCATCTGCTCCTGGGCGATAAACATGACGTCGGCTACGACAAGTCGGTGGATATGATTCCCGACGGAGTGCTCAGCGCCATCGGCAAATACTGTGACGTCATGATGATTCAGTACTACACGTTCTACACGGACCAACACAACTCGACGCTCCGGAAACTGCACAGTCAGACTGGCCTGCCGATCATCAATGGCGACCATTCGTACTCCTTCAAGACATCCAAACACACCAAGATCAAGGGTCTAGAAGTGGAGAGCTTCGAGGCAGTCGCCAATGAGTACCGCCGCTATTTGAAAGGCATCATGGAGGATCACCCCTACATGCTGGGCTGGTGGTATTGCGGCTACATCGAGCAGTGGGCTCCGGCCGGGACCAAGCAGCTGGGACAGCAATGCGGTTTCTTCAGCCCCTTCGGAGAGCCGAATGCGGAACTTCTCGCGCTCGTCAAGGAAGCAAACGAAAACGCCTCGATATGGCATGGCGGCGCATCCAAGAACGAGCCACCACCACGCGTTGAGACTTCTGAACCGGACACACCCGCTGAGGCTTCTGAACCGAACACGCCCGCCGAGATGTTTGCGGCGTTAAATGTCACGGCGGAACAGCAGAAGAAACTCGACGTGCTGGAAAAAGAACGCCAAGCCGCCGAGGCCAAGTTCCAGGACCTCAACGGAGAAACGCAGCGAGATGCGAGAAACGCATTCTACGCGGAAAGAAAGAAGAAGCTGCAGAAGATCTTCACGGAAGAACAATGGGCCATTTGGTCAAGCTTTTGGAGCCGCCCCAAACCAGCAACCAACCCGTAATAAGACTAGCAAACAAGAGTAAGAACGATGAAGAACACTTTGGCGGCTTTATGGGTGATCGCAATGGCGATTGCTGTAAGTGCGTTTGGAAAGAACGCTGGAGCCGACGAATGGGTCAGCCTCTTCAATGGCAAAGACATCGAAGGCTGGGAACAGAAAGGCGGCGAAGCAACCTACAAGGTTGAGGATGGGTGTATTGTTGGGACCACCAAACCACGCACGCCTAACTCCTTTCTTTGCCCACCAAACAGCTACGGCGACTTCGAGCTAACATTTGACGTCAAGTGTGACCCCGACCTCAACTCGGGCGTACAGATTCGTTCGACTTCCTACGCCGCTCACATCCCCGCAGGCCTTTCGGAACAAGAGACTGCGAAGGCAAAAAGGAGAGTTGATACGAATTCTCTTTTTGGGCCGCAGGTAGAAATTGCGGCAACTGGCAGGGCCGCTGGTGTCTGGTTTGAAGGTGTCGGTGGCTGGCTGTTGGATCCGAATCCTGAAGTTGCGAACGAAGTCTATAAGAAAGACGGATGGAACAGTTTTCGTGTTCTCGCGAAGGGTAAGTCGATCCAGGTGTGGATCAACGGCACAAAGGTTTGCGACGGCAGGGACAATCGCACACTTCTTGCGAAGGGCCGTCTCGGTTTTCAGGTCCATGGTGTTGGTGAGAAGACTGAACCACTTTCGGTTCGTTGGAAGAATATCAAGATTCGTGAAGTTCAAACGCAACCCAATGTTCTGTTCATACTGACGGATGACCAGCGGTACGATGCCTTAAGTTGCATGGGGCATCCACATCTGAAAACGCCCCATATCGACAGGCTGGCCAATGAAGGCCTACTCTTTCAAAATCACTTTTGCACGACCAGCCTCTGCTCTCCGAGTAGGGCATCGATCCTGAGCGGACTCTACGCTCACACGCACGGCGTCTCCAACAACTTTACCGAATATCCGGAGAGCATGATCAGCTTTCCCATGCGACTGCAGGAGTCGGGTTACGAAACGGCGTACGTCGGCAAGTGGCACATGGGCGAAAAGAACGACATGCCCCGCCCCGGCTTTGATCATTTCGTTACCCATAAAGGCCAGGGGAAGTACTTTGACACTGAGTTCAATTTCAACGGGAAAGATCGGCGTGTTGTTGAGGGATATTACACAACCGTCGTAACCGACATGGCGATGGACTGGATCGAGGATCGCGATTCCGACAAACCCTGGGCAATCATGGTGGGACACAAGGCTCCGCACAGTTTTTACTTCCCGGAGGAGAAATACCAACACGCGTTTGATTCCGCGGATATCCAGTATCCCAAGAGTGCGTTTAACCTGGGCGACAAGCCAGCCTGGTTCAAGAAGCGGCTGGATACCTGGCACGGGATCTATGGGCCGTTATTTGACTGGCGAAAAAAGTTCCCGGACAAAAGCCCAGAGGCTGTCAAAGACTTTGCCCAAATGGTTCGCGCCTATTGGGGGACGCTTCTTTCGGTCGACGACAGCGTTGGCCGTCTCTACAAGTTCTTGGAAGATCGCGGCGAGCTGGACAACACGCTGGTGATTTTCACGTCGGACAACGGTTTACTTGAAGGCGAGCATGGCATGGTCGATAAACGGACCGGGCACGAACCATCGATTCGCATTCCACTTGTCGCTCGCTATCCAGGCTTGACCAAGCAAGGCAAAGTCATTCCACAGATTACAGCGACCATTGATTTCGCTCCGACGATCCTCGATATCTGTGGCGCGGAGCCGCTTGAGAAAGTTCACGGCCACAGTTGGAAGCGGCTTGCTCAAGGTGATGACTCGGATTGGCGAACGAGTTTCTACTACGAGTACAACTACGAGCACCAGTTTCCATACACGCCGAACGTGCGTGCCCTGAGAACCGATCGTTGGAAATACATTCGGTATCCACACGGAGATGGTTCACCCGATCGGCATATGGCCGAGCTTTACGATTTGAAGGTCGATCCGGGTGAAAACAAGAACTTGATCAACGACGAAGCCCATGCGGATGTTGTCAAAGAACTTCGGGCTGAACTCGATCGATTAATCGCCGTGCACGGGGATGGCAAGCCGGATGAAATGCCCGTGGATCAGGGGATTCAATCTGGCTTGCCGGAAGAATCAATTCGTTAGCATTGGATGAGGCGGGCCGCGCCAAGCGAAATGTCCTCAGAAGCGTGTTTGCGGACGGAGCTCAGCACAATCCCATAAAGCCAATCAAGATTACCCAACGGATCAAGGATTCCTATTCATGAATACCCGACGACAATTCATTCAGTGCGGTATCGCAGCCGCAGCTGGCGTCTCGATCTCATCGGCGCACGCCCAAGCCAGCGGCGAATGGAAATCACTCTTCGATGGAAAGACCCTCAAGGGCTGGAAGAAAGTCCCTCGCATCTACGTCCACAACGCCATTGGCGATGCGAAGACGCCCGAAGCTGTCGAGGCGGCCATAAAGAAGACGTTGGATTGGCACCGCTCGCAGAACAGCGAGCTCCACCGCCATCTTGGAGACTGGAAAGTGGTCGATGGCGCGATCGTTGGCGGACAGGATCCTCCCGGAAGCCGTATGGGTGCATACCTCATGACCGAGGAAACTTACGGCGATTTCGAACTTGAATACGAAATGCGTCCCGACTGGCAGACCGACACTGGCGTGCTGGTCCGTCAACACAAAGCAGGAACGATTGGGATTCAGGTGCTCTGTGATCACCGGCCTTCCGGCGGTATCGGCGGATTCTTCACCAACGGTCTCGGCAGTTACCTTGCGGCTCCCGTCGTTGTCGACGGCGACATCGGAGAAAACTTCAAGGTGGAGAATCTCCGCGAGGGCGAAATCCAATCCAAATTCCCTCGCGCCAAAGTTTCGGGTGCGGCCACCTATGAGCAGTTTCGCAAAGTATGGAACGTGAACGGCTGGAACCGCTTCCGCGTTCGCTGCGTCGGCGCCAATCCTGTCCTCACCGCCTGGGTGAACGATCTCGAAATGGGCACCCTCGATACCGCCGACACCGGTGTTCCGGGATACGATCCGGCCATCATCGGGCAACGCGTGGGCAGCCGCGGCCACATCGGTCTCGAGGTTCACAGCAACAGCCCGAAGAAGGGCTGGAACCAGTGGGCCAAGGGAGCCGTGAGCCGGTGGCGAAACATTCGCGTCAAGGAGATCGGAGCGTAACCCATGTGTGCAAGATCGCAGGGCCGCAAGAGGCAAGGGGAACGACCGCGCGTAACTTCAAGACTTGCGGGAGGGTCACTTGTAATGTGCGCAGCGCTACTCGTGACGAGCAGCGCATTTGCGCAGACGTCGGCCGAATACGATTTCAACCGGGACATTCGCCCCATCCTCTCGGGCAAGTGTTTTCACTGTCACGGACCCGACCCTGCCGCGCGAGAAGCGGACTTGCGGCTCGACGACCGCGATGAGGCGATCGACTACGGCGCCATCGTGCCGGGCGAACCGGACGAAGGCGAATTGATCTTCCGCGTTACGACAGACGACCCGGACTTGCGAATGCCTCCCAAGGGCGATCCGCTGTCTGTAGAGCAGATCGCCAAGCTGAAAGCTTGGATCAAAGACGGTGCTCCGTACGAGGCACACTGGTCGTACCAACTGCCGAAGCGCCCGTCACAGCCTGTCGTGCAGGACGGATCATGGCCCGCTGGTGAATTGGATTACTTTGTCCTGGATCGAATCGAGCGAGCAGGTCTCAAGCCAGCGCCAAAAGCGAAGCCGGCGGTTTTGCTCAGGCGGCTCTATCTCGATCTGATCGGCTTGCCTCCTTCGGTCGAAGATGTCAAAGCATTCGAAGCGGACCCGTCGCCAGAAAACTATGAGGCCCAGGTCGACCGTCTACTGAAATCAAAACACTTTGGTGAAAAGTGGGCCGCTGGCTGGCTCGACCTCGCCCGCTACGCCGACTCAAACGGTTACCAGCATGACGACCTTCGGACCATGTGGCCGTATCGCGATTGGGTCATCGAGGCATTGAACGAAGATATGCCGTTCGACCAGTTCACGATCGAGCAACTCGCCGGCGATCTTCTTCCCAATCCGACGCGAAGTCAGTTAATCGCTACCGGCTTCAATCGCAACGTTCCGACCAACTTTGGGGGCGGATCGAAAGTGGATGAGGTGAGGGCGAACGTGTTGCACGACCGCGTGTCGACGACAGGCGCGGTTTGGCTGGGGTTAACACTGGAATGCGCCCAGTGCCACGATCACAAATTCGACGAGATCTCGCAGAAAGAGTACTACCAGTTTTACGCCTATTTCAACAAAGCCATCCCCGAGTTCGCCCAAACGGGCGACGGCATGTTTCGGAAGCACTTTATTGGTAACGAAGTGATGGTCTTTTCGTCGGAAGCGGACCGGCGAAAAGGTGCGGAACTCCAGCGCGAGATCGAGCTAGAAGAAAAACGAATCGCTGCCCTTGGGGAATCGACTGGCGCGATGAGCGAGAACGCCGGTGAGGAGGTGACGCTCCTGGATTTCGAAGGGCCTGAACCTTTCAAGAGTCATAAGGCTACTCGAGCGGTGACAACTTCGCTGGTCGAAGAGAATCCGGGCGGAGAGGGTAAGTATGCGGCTCGGGTCGAAGCGGATGCGGTCACCGAGACGAAGGGCTTTTTCGGAACAGGCTATTCCATTCCGACCACGGACTTAGCGGATTCATCGGAGCTCAGGTTCTGGATCAAGACCGATATTGCAAGCCGGTTCAACCTGCAGGTTCACAATGGACGTCGAGAAGCGAGCGTGTACGAGTTTTCGACGATGGACCTCGTTCCGGGACAATGGACGCAGATCGTTGCGCCTTTGGCCGATTTCGTAAAGCCACGTTGGTCGATCAGTGCCGTTGACTGGAGACGTATCCAGCAAATCCAGATCACGGCGCACGGTTCAGGACCCTACGACGGGAAATACATCATTCTGGACAACGTTGTTGGCGTGGCATCTTCCGAGCGAGCCAGTCGTATGAAACGCATCGCGCAGTTGCGTGTGGAGCTTGCCGCGCTGCAGATTCCCACCATGGCGATGCAGGACAATGAGTCTCCGTCGCAGACGCATATCATGGTGCGTGGAGACTATGCATCACCCGGGGATCCGGTTGAGGTGGGAGTACTGGGGAGCATGCATCCTTTGGATCCCGATTTGCCGCCCAATCGTCTCGGGTTGGCCAAGTGGTTGGTTAATGATGCGAATCCTTTGACGCCTCGCGTG
Encoded here:
- a CDS encoding sulfatase-like hydrolase/transferase: MKNTLAALWVIAMAIAVSAFGKNAGADEWVSLFNGKDIEGWEQKGGEATYKVEDGCIVGTTKPRTPNSFLCPPNSYGDFELTFDVKCDPDLNSGVQIRSTSYAAHIPAGLSEQETAKAKRRVDTNSLFGPQVEIAATGRAAGVWFEGVGGWLLDPNPEVANEVYKKDGWNSFRVLAKGKSIQVWINGTKVCDGRDNRTLLAKGRLGFQVHGVGEKTEPLSVRWKNIKIREVQTQPNVLFILTDDQRYDALSCMGHPHLKTPHIDRLANEGLLFQNHFCTTSLCSPSRASILSGLYAHTHGVSNNFTEYPESMISFPMRLQESGYETAYVGKWHMGEKNDMPRPGFDHFVTHKGQGKYFDTEFNFNGKDRRVVEGYYTTVVTDMAMDWIEDRDSDKPWAIMVGHKAPHSFYFPEEKYQHAFDSADIQYPKSAFNLGDKPAWFKKRLDTWHGIYGPLFDWRKKFPDKSPEAVKDFAQMVRAYWGTLLSVDDSVGRLYKFLEDRGELDNTLVIFTSDNGLLEGEHGMVDKRTGHEPSIRIPLVARYPGLTKQGKVIPQITATIDFAPTILDICGAEPLEKVHGHSWKRLAQGDDSDWRTSFYYEYNYEHQFPYTPNVRALRTDRWKYIRYPHGDGSPDRHMAELYDLKVDPGENKNLINDEAHADVVKELRAELDRLIAVHGDGKPDEMPVDQGIQSGLPEESIR
- a CDS encoding PVC-type heme-binding CxxCH protein; the encoded protein is MKMKQYFLLFIAACCFPGVPFSHGQDDLSWASSEKTQFTPNVHHPNIKRVTLFAQNPDIVTPIGIAVASDGRVFVQENHTHKRNSDYRGPETDRILVFEDKDNDGIADDRSIFYEGHTFSTDLLFGPDGHLYVSTRWFIGRFRDASNKTKAEGEPEKLIICETDGDYPHNGVGGLAIDPANPEWLAFGFGENLGADYTFVGSDGVKLSGGAEGGSTYRCRTDGSKLTRQTTGHWNAFGMAYDLAGNLFSTDNDPNAIPPNRLLHIVPGADFGFEYRYGRSGLHPLVCWYGENPGTLGMIGALGEAASGLISHGPGKLLSASWTDNRVDLHSLKPRGDSFVATREQFLSGPDEFRPVHFAYSADGRYLYFTDWVKLSYPVHGHGRIWRVEFKQPITLEPSSNRPPAQELSTTEAFVKLGSDDPYARTAAMHALLAHPEALAGYDWQSEANGIARAHYAVARKRSDAAGRTDIIPALLEDDDSEVRFVGIKWIADEKLSQYESQLRGVLNRSDLSRRDLLSVIAALARMSGGSRREFSPDKVLLELALSEDKPPELRSLALANVKVNYPGLKVASLAALARSKSRSIQREAIHTLALHSDAKRAAVLARIADDNSVDADLRADAIAGLAGGGQDQAALLRKLASDSDPTIAEEADRTLVAAGLDKRKVEDKPPADRVDDWVALIESEASGEPDVAVGRRLFFHSTFAGCYKCHAIQGRGSAVGPDLTNIHKQTGVNQAWLLKHIVNPNAEMAPYYRPQQLLTVDGVVLTGLIVGKEGQKQQYVASDGTTFSVDKEDVEERRELQTSIMPNGLVDAMTVVEIRHLIAYLLNDNERRIELDAAMDTDSAKPQIVGNPGFIHLEKDNGVWWLADHTGKRFITTGMNHVGEGGVLFNEVNKGWLTGKFGEDIKGSWGGLNPRARNHGGYADMVVKDFKDYSFNTIPFHAYSTPLDLYEKRGIYYVAKIKVQSISLMQMNRAKGARFPDVFSASFRDKLDALAKRTCTPLRDAKYCLGYAYFDMPDLKSVRRWHRQMFPDGGQIYPWVQDMRALPPGAAGKQEWMRILKRNHASASEAARVYAVDDIASWEDLAKVTSWPIKPNDVPRVRKDSEDMLTVLAEKWYGLHRELIRKYDPNHLLLGDKHDVGYDKSVDMIPDGVLSAIGKYCDVMMIQYYTFYTDQHNSTLRKLHSQTGLPIINGDHSYSFKTSKHTKIKGLEVESFEAVANEYRRYLKGIMEDHPYMLGWWYCGYIEQWAPAGTKQLGQQCGFFSPFGEPNAELLALVKEANENASIWHGGASKNEPPPRVETSEPDTPAEASEPNTPAEMFAALNVTAEQQKKLDVLEKERQAAEAKFQDLNGETQRDARNAFYAERKKKLQKIFTEEQWAIWSSFWSRPKPATNP
- a CDS encoding PSD1 and planctomycete cytochrome C domain-containing protein → MTSSAFAQTSAEYDFNRDIRPILSGKCFHCHGPDPAAREADLRLDDRDEAIDYGAIVPGEPDEGELIFRVTTDDPDLRMPPKGDPLSVEQIAKLKAWIKDGAPYEAHWSYQLPKRPSQPVVQDGSWPAGELDYFVLDRIERAGLKPAPKAKPAVLLRRLYLDLIGLPPSVEDVKAFEADPSPENYEAQVDRLLKSKHFGEKWAAGWLDLARYADSNGYQHDDLRTMWPYRDWVIEALNEDMPFDQFTIEQLAGDLLPNPTRSQLIATGFNRNVPTNFGGGSKVDEVRANVLHDRVSTTGAVWLGLTLECAQCHDHKFDEISQKEYYQFYAYFNKAIPEFAQTGDGMFRKHFIGNEVMVFSSEADRRKGAELQREIELEEKRIAALGESTGAMSENAGEEVTLLDFEGPEPFKSHKATRAVTTSLVEENPGGEGKYAARVEADAVTETKGFFGTGYSIPTTDLADSSELRFWIKTDIASRFNLQVHNGRREASVYEFSTMDLVPGQWTQIVAPLADFVKPRWSISAVDWRRIQQIQITAHGSGPYDGKYIILDNVVGVASSERASRMKRIAQLRVELAALQIPTMAMQDNESPSQTHIMVRGDYASPGDPVEVGVLGSMHPLDPDLPPNRLGLAKWLVNDANPLTPRVVVNRIWSEVFGLGIVSTPEDFGMQGEAPSHPRLLDWLAVQFVEQGWSMKRLLKVIVLSSTYQQSSSASDEKIKRDPQNELYSHGPRFRLSAELIRDNLLAVSGLLSDKIGGPVVYPVQPAGVWKEIPGADVNRYPTSQGDDRYRRGIYTVWRRGNPYPSMVNFDAPERTVCTTKRDRSNSPLQALTLLNDPVYVEMATELAKAIKGWPGSDREKITRAFRTVVSRKPNERELEILMNLLKERGSWFVVAQTLLNLDEAITKS
- a CDS encoding 3-keto-disaccharide hydrolase, giving the protein MNTRRQFIQCGIAAAAGVSISSAHAQASGEWKSLFDGKTLKGWKKVPRIYVHNAIGDAKTPEAVEAAIKKTLDWHRSQNSELHRHLGDWKVVDGAIVGGQDPPGSRMGAYLMTEETYGDFELEYEMRPDWQTDTGVLVRQHKAGTIGIQVLCDHRPSGGIGGFFTNGLGSYLAAPVVVDGDIGENFKVENLREGEIQSKFPRAKVSGAATYEQFRKVWNVNGWNRFRVRCVGANPVLTAWVNDLEMGTLDTADTGVPGYDPAIIGQRVGSRGHIGLEVHSNSPKKGWNQWAKGAVSRWRNIRVKEIGA